The Mycolicibacterium fluoranthenivorans genomic interval CAGGTGGCCGAAGAATCGGGCCAGATGTTCACCGGCGGTGTCGATGCTGGCGGTCGAGTTGACGGTCATGTTCTCCGGGAGCGGGATCGGACAGTCCCCGAAGGCGCCGAAACCGCCCTGGTCGACGACGGGGCCGCGACCGGCCATCGCCGGCGAGGTGAACACGGTGTAGCCCTGCCCGAGCAGGTAGTGGCGCAGCTCGGTATCGGTGTTTCCGGCGGCCAGCCCCGACGCACAAGCCTGGTCGGGCGTGGTGAACGGACTCGTGGCGTCGCCGCCGGACACGATGACGACGGCGCGGCCCGCGGATCGCGGTGCGGCGTGGGCGATTCCGACACTGAACGCGGTGGCGAGGGCGAAGACCAACAGGCCGACCAAGAAGCGGTACACGACCCTCCCAATTAATTGACGGTGTCGCAAATAGTAGTCGGTGCAGCCCGAAATCCGCGCATGACAAAATCAACACATCATGAGTGATTCCAGCAGCTCCGCTCGCCAGGTCGTCTTCTCCGGCGCGCAGCCCACATCAGACTCCCTGCACCTCGGTAACGCGCTCGGGGCGGTCAACCAGTGGGTGGGCCTGCAGCACGACTACGACGCCTACTTCTGTGTCGTGAACCTGCACGCCCTCACCGTCGCGCAGGATCCCGAGGTGCTGCGCGCGCGCACGCTGGCCACCGCGGCGCAGTACCTGGCCCTCGGGGTGGATCCCGCCAAGGCGACGGTGTTCGTGCAGAGTCACGTGCCCGCGCACGCCGAACTCGCGTGGGTCTTGGGGTGTTTCACCGGATTCGGCCAGGCCTCTCGGATGACGCAGTTCAAGGACAAGTCGCAGAAGCAGGGCGCCGACTCGACCACCGTCGGTCTGTTCACCTACCCGGTGTTGATGGCCGCCGACGTGTTGCTCTACGACACGGCCGTGGTGCCGGTGGGGGAGGACCAGCGTCAGCATCTGGAGCTCGCGCGCGACGTCGCCGCGCGGGTCAACGGTCGGTTCCCCGGCACCTTCGTGGTGCCTGAGGCGATGATCCCCAAGGCCACCGCCAAGATCTACGACCTGCAGGACCCGACGGCGAAGATGAGCAAGTCGGCGTCCACCGATGCCGGGTTGATCAGCCTGCTCGACGATCCGAAGAAGACCGCCAAGAAGATCCGCTCGGCGGTCACCGACAGTGAGCGCGAGATCCGGTTCGATCCGCAGAACAAGCCGGGGGTGTCCAACCTGCTGACCATCCAGTCCGCGGTGACCGGTACCGACGTCGACAAGCTCGTCGAGGGTTACTCGGGGCGCGGCTACGGCGATCTGAAGTCCGAAACAGCGGACGCCGTAGTCGAATTCGTCACCCCCATCAAGAACCGGGTCGACGACCTGCTGGCCGATCCGGCCGAACTCCAGGCGGTGCTCGCCGCCGGTGCCGCGCGCGCCGGCGAGGTCGCTGAAAAGACGCTGCGGCGGGTATATGACAGGGTGGGCTTCCTGCCGCCCACGCGCTGACACCCGGGGAGAAACCGCCATGGCTGAGCCGGACGACAAGCCGGGTGTGCTGGACCGACTGCGCGCCCGATTCCCGTGGTTGGGCCGCATCATGCGGGCCCAGCAACGCTACAACGACCGCAAGGGCGATTTCTACGCCGCGGGCATCACCTACTTCACGGTGTTCGCGCTGTTTCCGTTGTTGATGGTGGGCTTCGCGGCCGCCGGCTTCGTGCTGGCCAGCCGGCCGCAGTTGATGGCCGATATCGAACTGCGGATCAAGGAGACGGTGTCGGGTGACTTCGGCACCCAACTGGTGCAGCTGATGGACTCGGCGATCTCCTCCCGCGGCACGGTCGGTGTCATCGGCCTGGCCACCGCAGCCTGGGCCGGCTTGGGCTGGATGTCGAACCTGCGCGAGGCGCTCAGCCAGATGTGGGAGCAGCGCACCGAGAAGGACGGTTTCGTGCGCGCCAAGCTGTCGGATCTGGCGGCCTTGCTGTCGGTGTTCGTCGCCATGGTGCTCACCATCGCGCTCACCGCGCTGGCCAACAAGTCGGTGATGACGCGGGTGCTGGATTGGGTGGGGCTGCACGACATCACGACGCTGGGCCGGCTGTTGGGCGCGGTGTCCTGGTTGCTCTCGGCGCTGGTGTCCTGGCTGCTGTTCACCTGGATGATCGCCCGGCTGCCGCGTGAGCCGGTCGCCTTCGGCGGCTCGGTACAGGGCGGGCTGCTGGCTGCGGTGGGGTTCGAGATCTTCAAGCAGGTCGGGTCGATCTATCTGGGCTCGGTCGTGCACGGACCGGCCGGCGCCACCTTCGGTCCGGTGCTCGGTCTGATGGTGTTCGCCTACGTGACCGCCCGGCTCATCCTGTTCGCCACCGCGTGGGCGGCGACATCGGCCGAGAGCATGTTGCTGGCGCCCGTCGGGCCGCCCGGTCCGGCGGCCATCACCCCGCGGGTGCAGGTGCGCGAGGGAGTCGGAGTCCACGGTGCGGCGGTCGCGTTCGCGGCGGGAGCGATTGGGGCGTTGGGTATTTCGCGATGGTGCCGCCGTTCGCGATGACACCGGCCCAGGCATGGTGCGAGGCCATGGGGATCTCGGTGCCGATCGTGAACGCCCCGATGGGCGGCGCGGCCGGCGGGCGGTTGGCCGCCGCGGTGTCGAAAGCGGGCGGGTTGGGGATGATCGGCATGGGCAGCGCGGCCACCCCGGGGGCATTGCGCCGGGAGCTTGCCGAACTGGGCGACCACGGCGGCCCGTTCGGCATCGGGCTGGTGCACTGGGTGATGTCCGAGCAGCCCGAGCTGTTCGAGATCGCGGTGGCGGCGCGGCCCACGCTGCTCGCGGTGAGTTTCGGAGATGACTGGTCCTGGGTGGCTGACGCGCACGCCGCGGGTGTCCCGGTGTGCGCCCAAGTGGCGCATCGGGGCGCCGCGGAGCGCGCGTTGGCCGCCGGGGTGGATGTCCTGGTGGCCCGCGGCGCCGAGGGTGGGGGCCACGGCGAGCCGGTGTCGCCGACTCGGGTGGTACTCGCCGACGTCCTCGATGCCGTCGATGTCCCGGTGCTTGCCGCCGGGGGGATCGGATCGGCCGCCGCGGTATCCGCCGCACTGGCCGCCGGGGCGGCGGGGGTGTGGGTGGGGACGGCGTTCACGCTGTGCCACGAGGCTCTGACGCCGCCGGGGGCCCGTGGCGAACTGCTGGCGGGCACCGAGACCGAACTCACCCGGGAATTCGACATCGCCGCCGGATACCGTTGGCCGGTAACCATTCCCGAGCGCGTGCTGCGCGGTTCGGCGGTCAACGCCGGTCAGGGCGTCGGCGAGCTGGGGGAGGAACTCGGGGCGGCGGAGGTGGTGGCCCGGCTGGCGGGTCAGGCCTGAGGTCGGCGATTCATCGACCGGGCGGCCATGATCAGCGCGAAGACGATGATCGCGCCGACCAGACCGACACCCACCCGCACCGGCACGGCGTCGGCGGGCGGTAGCGCGGTGGCCGCCACGGCGGTGGGATCCGGCCTGTCCTGCTTGGCCTTGGCCAGCAGGGAGGGATCGGGCTCGATCAGCTTGCCGACCTTGGTACCCGGTGCCGTGGCGAAGCCGTAGTCCAGAAGGTGCGCGGCCTGCTCCCAGGGCGCGATGGGTTCGCGGGTGCCGCGCAACAGCACCGCGACCAGGCGGCGGCCGTCCCGGTTGGCGGCGCCGACGAAGGTCTGACCGGCATCGTCGGTGTAGCCGGTCTTGCCGCCGAGGGCGCCCGGGTAGTTGTAGAGCAGTTTGACGTCGTTCTCCAGGTCGTAACCGGGATGGTCGTGGTCCTCGCCCGGGCGGGCCGGGTGCCCGGGGAACGGGTACTTCTCGGTGGCCACGACGTGCGCGAAGGTGTCGTTCTGCCACGCGTAGCGATAGAACAGGGCGATGTCGTAGGCCGACGTGCTCATGCCCGGTCCGTCCAGGCCCGACGGTGTGGCGGCGCGGGTGTCCCGACCCCCGAGTTTGTTGGCCAGCGTGTTGATCTTCTGCAGGGCGGTGTCCATGCCGCCGACCTGCACCGCCAGCGCGTGTGCGGCGTCGTTGCCGGAGTGCATCAGCAGGCCGTGCAGCAGGTCGTTGACGCTGTACCGCCCGCCCTCGTCGACGCCGACCCGGGTGCCCTCGGCGGCCGCATCGTCGGAGGTGCCGACGACCTGTCGGTTCAGTGGGAGCTCGTTGATCGCCTGCATGGCGATCAGCACCTTGATGATGCTGGCGGGGCGGTGCCGGCCGTGCGGGTCCTTGGCGGCGATGACATCGCCGGTATCGAGATCGGCGACCACCCAGGCCTCGGCCGAGATGTCGTTGGGCAGGGGCGGGGTGTCGGGTGCCACGACCACTCCGCAGTTGCCCATGGCGTCCCCGCCCAGCGGGGTGGCGGGCACGGGCAGCGGGGCCGGCGGGTCGCCCGCCTTGGGCACCTCGGATGAGTCCACGGCGGGTGGGGTCGTCACCCGGAACGGGCAGGGATCGGGCGGGCCGGGCTCGGCGTGTGCCAGGGCCGGTCCGACGGCCAGGAAAAGCGCTGCAGCCAGGGCTGCAGCGCGGTGGAGCGGGGTTTTCGTGGTCGCCATCGTGTCAGCAGATTAGGTGACGACGGCGCCGATCTCGAGGAGCCGCGCTGTGACTGGTGGGGTTTAAGTTACAAAGGTGACTACTTCGGCAGGGCGCAATGCGCGAGCGCGTCCGAGCCGATGGTGCTCAGCCACAGCCGGTCGTCCCGCTCGACCAGTCCGGTGACCTGACCGAAGCGCGGGTGGCGACCGTGGATGCCGGCCACCGGGGCGCCGGAGTCCGGGTCGAAGGCCACCGCCCACACTTCTGAGGGCATCTGGGGCTGAAGGGCCGCGGGCAGTCTCCACACCACCCTGCGCAGCACCGGCGGCCGGGCGGCCAGCCAGTCGGCGGGCTTGTTGACCGGGCAGACCAGCGCCACCCAGATCCGGCCGTCGGCGCCGGTACAGATGTTGTCCGGCATGCCCGGCAGGTGCTGTACCAGCGGGGTGACGGTGCCGGACTGCGGACCGGTCAGCCAGTACTTCGACAGTCTGCGGGCCTGTGTCTCGGCGAATACCAGCGCCGAACCGTCGGCGGTGACCGTGAGACCGTTGGCGAAATACAGTCCGCCGGCCAGGGTGTCGACGGTGCCGTCGTGGTTCAGCCGGTACAGGCCGCCGGCGCCGCGCGCGTCCATGATCGCTGCCCTGAACCACTCGTAGTGGTAGTCGCTGGTGGACTCGGTGAAATAGATTGTGCCGTCGTCTGTTTCGGTGACGTTCGAACAGAACCGCAGGGGTCGGCTGCGCGGCGCGGAGCCTGCGCCATCGACTGGGGCCGTCCGGGTGAGCGTGGTCAGCTCGCCGGTGTCGGGGTCCAAGGCCAGCAGCCCGCGGTGGCTGTCGCAGACCAGGATCCGGCCGTCGCGGGCGACGTGCATGCCCAGTGGTCGCCCGCCGGTGTCGGCGACGACGGTCGCGGCCCCGTCGGGGTCCAGGCGCACGATGCGGCCATCGACCAGGCCGGTCCACAGCCCGCCCTGGGCATCGGTCACCACATCCTCGGGTCCGTGTCCGGGCATCGGCACGAGGGTGAGCTCGGGGAGCGGGTAGTCCGGCAGCGGGTCCACTGGCGGTGGTTGCCAGCGGACGGGATGGATGGTGGGTTTCTCGACAGCGGCCGACACCTCACCGACGGTAGTCCGCAGACGGCGACGGCCGGGCGGTTTCCCGCCCGGCCGCCGCGACGTCCGTGATCTAGAGCAGGCGACCGGCCTCGCTCAGCACCCCGTGCAGGATGTCGTAGATCGCGTCGAACTCCTTCTGCCCGCTGATCAGCGGGGGAGCCAGCTGCACCACCGGGTCGCCACGGTCGTCGGCGCGGCAGTACAGGCCCGCCTCCCACAACGCGGGGGTCAGGAAGCCGCGCAGCAACCGCTCGGACTCTTCGTCGTTGAACGTCTCCTTGGTGGTTTTGTCCTTGACGAGTTCGATGCCGTAGAAGAAACCCTCACCGCGGACATCGCCGACGATGGGCAGGTCGTACAGCTTCTCCAGGGTGGCCTTGAACGCCGGGGCCTGCTGCTTGACGTGGGCGTTGATGCCCTCGCGCTCGAAGATGTCCAGGTTGGCCAGCGCCACCGCCGACGAGACCGGATGCCCGCCGAAGGTGTAGCCGTGCCCGAACACCGTCTTGCCGTCGTTGAACGGCTCGAACAGCCGGTCGCTGGCGATCATCGCGCCGATCGGTGAGTAACCCGACGTCAGACCCTTTGCGCTGGTGATGATGTCGGGAACGTAGCCGAGATCGTCGCAGGCGAACATGGAACCGATGCGGCCGTAGGCGCAGATCACCTCGTCGGACACCAGCAGCACGTCGTACTCGTCGCAGATCTCGCGGACCCGCTCGAAGTATCCCGGCGGCGGCGGGAAGCAACCGCCGGCGTTCTGCACCGGCTCCAGGAACACCGCGCACACCGTGTCCGGTCCCTCGAACTCGATGGCCTCGGCGATCCGGTCGGCGCAGTACCGCCCGAACGCCTTCTCGTCGTGCGCGTAGGCCTCCGGCGCCCGGTAGAAGTTCGTGTTCGGTGCGCGGAAGCCACCCGGGGTGAGCGGTTCGAACGGCTCCTTGAAGGCGGGAATGCCGGTGATCGCCAGCGCGCCCTGCGGGGTGCCGTGGTAGGCGATCGCCCGCGAAACCACCTTGTGCTTACCGGGTTTGCGGGTGAGCTTGAAGTACTGCTTGGCCAGTTTCCAGGCGCTCTCCACCGCTTCGCCACCACCGGTGGTGAAGAAGACCCGGTTCAGGTCACCCGGTGCGTAGTGCGCCAGCCGTTCGGCCAGCTCGATCGCCGTCGGGGTGGCATAGGACCACAGCGGGAAGAAGGCCAGCTGCTCGGCCTGCTTTGCGGCGGCCTCGGCCAGTTCGGTGCGCCCGTGTCCGACCTGGACCACGAACAGGCCCGAGAGCCCGTCGATATAACGGCGGCCCTGGTCGTCGAAGATGTGGACGCCCTCACCGCGGGTGATGATGGGCGGGGTGATATCGGCACCGTGCCGGGCGAAATGCCCCCACAGGTGGCGCTTGGCCTTGGCGGCCAGATCGGTTGAAAGGGATTGTGCTACATCGGTTGTTGTCATCGCGTGCCCCAGTTGTATTGCTGTTTGACAAGTTTGAGATAGACAAGAGTCTCGGTTGATATCACCCCTGGAACGGCACGGATCTTGGTGTTGAGCAGGTCGAGTAGGTCGCCGTCGTCCTCGCAGACCACCTCGACGATGGCGTCGAAGGTTCCGGCGGTGAGCACCACGTAGTCCACGGACTCGATGGCGGAGAGCTTGTCGGCGACCTTGGTGGTGTCGCCCGTGCAGCGGATGCCGATCATGGCCTGGCGCGCGAAGCCCAGCTGCATGGGGTCGGTCACGGCGACGATCTGCATGACGCCGGCGTCGACCATCCGCTGGACGCGCTGGCGTACCGCGGCCTCCGACAGACCCACGGCCTTGCCAATGCCCGCGTACGAACGTCGGCCGTCCTGCTGCAGCTTCTCGATGATCGACTTGGACAGCTCGTCGAGCTGGAATGCCGCGCCTGGCCGGGAGTGGTTGATTCGCAGGGAGACGGCGGAGGCGCCGGGCTGTGAATCTGGGTTCGACATGCACACGATTGTGCACGGAATCCGTAGTTTGAGGCAA includes:
- a CDS encoding D-alanyl-D-alanine carboxypeptidase, which translates into the protein MATTKTPLHRAAALAAALFLAVGPALAHAEPGPPDPCPFRVTTPPAVDSSEVPKAGDPPAPLPVPATPLGGDAMGNCGVVVAPDTPPLPNDISAEAWVVADLDTGDVIAAKDPHGRHRPASIIKVLIAMQAINELPLNRQVVGTSDDAAAEGTRVGVDEGGRYSVNDLLHGLLMHSGNDAAHALAVQVGGMDTALQKINTLANKLGGRDTRAATPSGLDGPGMSTSAYDIALFYRYAWQNDTFAHVVATEKYPFPGHPARPGEDHDHPGYDLENDVKLLYNYPGALGGKTGYTDDAGQTFVGAANRDGRRLVAVLLRGTREPIAPWEQAAHLLDYGFATAPGTKVGKLIEPDPSLLAKAKQDRPDPTAVAATALPPADAVPVRVGVGLVGAIIVFALIMAARSMNRRPQA
- a CDS encoding SMP-30/gluconolactonase/LRE family protein → MSAAVEKPTIHPVRWQPPPVDPLPDYPLPELTLVPMPGHGPEDVVTDAQGGLWTGLVDGRIVRLDPDGAATVVADTGGRPLGMHVARDGRILVCDSHRGLLALDPDTGELTTLTRTAPVDGAGSAPRSRPLRFCSNVTETDDGTIYFTESTSDYHYEWFRAAIMDARGAGGLYRLNHDGTVDTLAGGLYFANGLTVTADGSALVFAETQARRLSKYWLTGPQSGTVTPLVQHLPGMPDNICTGADGRIWVALVCPVNKPADWLAARPPVLRRVVWRLPAALQPQMPSEVWAVAFDPDSGAPVAGIHGRHPRFGQVTGLVERDDRLWLSTIGSDALAHCALPK
- a CDS encoding nitronate monooxygenase gives rise to the protein MGISVPIVNAPMGGAAGGRLAAAVSKAGGLGMIGMGSAATPGALRRELAELGDHGGPFGIGLVHWVMSEQPELFEIAVAARPTLLAVSFGDDWSWVADAHAAGVPVCAQVAHRGAAERALAAGVDVLVARGAEGGGHGEPVSPTRVVLADVLDAVDVPVLAAGGIGSAAAVSAALAAGAAGVWVGTAFTLCHEALTPPGARGELLAGTETELTREFDIAAGYRWPVTIPERVLRGSAVNAGQGVGELGEELGAAEVVARLAGQA
- the yhjD gene encoding inner membrane protein YhjD: MAEPDDKPGVLDRLRARFPWLGRIMRAQQRYNDRKGDFYAAGITYFTVFALFPLLMVGFAAAGFVLASRPQLMADIELRIKETVSGDFGTQLVQLMDSAISSRGTVGVIGLATAAWAGLGWMSNLREALSQMWEQRTEKDGFVRAKLSDLAALLSVFVAMVLTIALTALANKSVMTRVLDWVGLHDITTLGRLLGAVSWLLSALVSWLLFTWMIARLPREPVAFGGSVQGGLLAAVGFEIFKQVGSIYLGSVVHGPAGATFGPVLGLMVFAYVTARLILFATAWAATSAESMLLAPVGPPGPAAITPRVQVREGVGVHGAAVAFAAGAIGALGISRWCRRSR
- a CDS encoding Lrp/AsnC family transcriptional regulator — its product is MSNPDSQPGASAVSLRINHSRPGAAFQLDELSKSIIEKLQQDGRRSYAGIGKAVGLSEAAVRQRVQRMVDAGVMQIVAVTDPMQLGFARQAMIGIRCTGDTTKVADKLSAIESVDYVVLTAGTFDAIVEVVCEDDGDLLDLLNTKIRAVPGVISTETLVYLKLVKQQYNWGTR
- the trpS gene encoding tryptophan--tRNA ligase encodes the protein MSDSSSSARQVVFSGAQPTSDSLHLGNALGAVNQWVGLQHDYDAYFCVVNLHALTVAQDPEVLRARTLATAAQYLALGVDPAKATVFVQSHVPAHAELAWVLGCFTGFGQASRMTQFKDKSQKQGADSTTVGLFTYPVLMAADVLLYDTAVVPVGEDQRQHLELARDVAARVNGRFPGTFVVPEAMIPKATAKIYDLQDPTAKMSKSASTDAGLISLLDDPKKTAKKIRSAVTDSEREIRFDPQNKPGVSNLLTIQSAVTGTDVDKLVEGYSGRGYGDLKSETADAVVEFVTPIKNRVDDLLADPAELQAVLAAGAARAGEVAEKTLRRVYDRVGFLPPTR
- a CDS encoding aspartate aminotransferase family protein, which codes for MTTTDVAQSLSTDLAAKAKRHLWGHFARHGADITPPIITRGEGVHIFDDQGRRYIDGLSGLFVVQVGHGRTELAEAAAKQAEQLAFFPLWSYATPTAIELAERLAHYAPGDLNRVFFTTGGGEAVESAWKLAKQYFKLTRKPGKHKVVSRAIAYHGTPQGALAITGIPAFKEPFEPLTPGGFRAPNTNFYRAPEAYAHDEKAFGRYCADRIAEAIEFEGPDTVCAVFLEPVQNAGGCFPPPPGYFERVREICDEYDVLLVSDEVICAYGRIGSMFACDDLGYVPDIITSAKGLTSGYSPIGAMIASDRLFEPFNDGKTVFGHGYTFGGHPVSSAVALANLDIFEREGINAHVKQQAPAFKATLEKLYDLPIVGDVRGEGFFYGIELVKDKTTKETFNDEESERLLRGFLTPALWEAGLYCRADDRGDPVVQLAPPLISGQKEFDAIYDILHGVLSEAGRLL